A genomic region of Kribbella sp. NBC_00382 contains the following coding sequences:
- a CDS encoding TetR/AcrR family transcriptional regulator, whose translation MSGKRVSPPDPARSLALLWGSHTKPGRSGLTVRAIIDAAIDLADSGGLEALSMRLVAERLKVGTMSLYTHVPGKSELTDLMFDTVYADLYADVDEPGRQPGGWRGALEFIARRNWGVLTSHPWLHDVPAGRMALGPNITLKYEAELRPLDGLGLTDVEMDSTLSLVLTHVLGTARAGAEQIRTQQESGLSDQEWWLNTAPVLERYMASLADRFPVAGRVGTSAGEQYQATVDPAHALTFGLTRILDGTALLIAERE comes from the coding sequence ATGAGTGGAAAGAGGGTTTCGCCCCCTGATCCCGCGCGCAGTCTGGCGCTGCTCTGGGGCAGTCACACCAAGCCGGGCAGATCCGGGCTGACCGTGCGCGCGATCATCGACGCCGCGATTGACCTGGCCGACTCTGGCGGGCTCGAGGCGCTGTCGATGCGGCTGGTCGCCGAGCGGCTGAAGGTTGGCACGATGTCGCTCTACACGCACGTACCGGGCAAGAGCGAGCTGACCGACCTGATGTTCGACACCGTCTACGCCGACCTGTACGCCGACGTCGATGAGCCGGGCAGGCAGCCGGGCGGGTGGCGAGGGGCGCTCGAATTCATCGCCCGCCGCAACTGGGGCGTGCTGACTAGTCATCCATGGCTACACGATGTGCCGGCCGGTCGGATGGCGCTCGGGCCGAACATCACCCTCAAGTACGAAGCCGAACTCCGCCCCCTGGACGGCCTCGGCCTGACCGACGTCGAGATGGACTCGACGCTCTCCCTCGTCCTCACCCATGTACTGGGCACGGCGCGCGCCGGTGCCGAGCAGATCCGCACCCAACAAGAATCCGGCCTCTCCGACCAGGAATGGTGGCTCAACACCGCTCCCGTCCTAGAGCGCTACATGGCCTCCCTGGCTGACCGCTTCCCGGTTGCAGGCCGGGTAGGCACCTCAGCAGGCGAGCAATACCAAGCCACCGTCGACCCAGCCCACGCCCTAACCTTCGGCCTCACCAGAATCCTCGACGGCACAGCCCTCCTGATCGCCGAGCGCGAGTAG